A genomic window from Nitrospirota bacterium includes:
- a CDS encoding VOC family protein: MKAQYLGHVVWYVRNLDRSLGFYRDLLGFHEVGRIFGGRAAALTGGRTHHELLLIEVGDAPGPSTGRRIGLYHIGIKIGDTLDELRTAKEELERAGTVIEGMSDHTVSQSLYLKDPDGNEVELYVDADPSTWRDHPELVLSPIRPLRL; this comes from the coding sequence GTGAAGGCTCAGTACCTCGGTCACGTGGTCTGGTACGTCAGGAACCTCGATCGTTCGCTCGGGTTCTACCGGGACCTCCTGGGATTCCACGAAGTCGGCCGGATCTTCGGAGGCCGGGCCGCCGCGCTCACCGGAGGCCGCACCCACCACGAGCTGCTGCTGATCGAAGTTGGAGACGCTCCGGGACCATCGACCGGGCGGCGCATCGGGCTCTATCACATCGGCATCAAGATCGGAGATACCCTCGACGAGCTCCGCACCGCCAAGGAAGAGCTGGAACGGGCCGGAACGGTCATCGAAGGGATGTCCGACCATACGGTCAGCCAAAGCCTGTACCTGAAAGATCCCGACGGGAACGAGGTCGAATTGTACGTAGACGCCGATCCTTCGACGTGGCGCGATCACCCTGAACTGGTCCTCTCCCCCATTCGGCCGCTTCGACTGTAA
- a CDS encoding dihydroorotate dehydrogenase produces the protein MSSRSPDLTVDLGAGLVLKTPIVAASGTFGYGEEYAGVLDLNRLGAVAVKGLSLEPRSGNPEPRLIETPSGMLNAIGLANVGLEAFVSQKLPFLRRFDVKVIVNIFGGTIEEFEALAQRLSDADGVHAIEVNVSCPNVKQGGISFGQSPSAVFEVVRAVRRKTHLPTIVKLSPNVTDIGEVAKAAHAGGATAVSLINTLVGMAIDVEARRPKLAAWTGGLSGPAIRPIAIRMVWEVSKAVPIPIIGMGGITCGEDAVEFLLAGASAVAVGTANFMSPRATIEVLDGLIRYMERHRIHAVRRLVGAIDISGRA, from the coding sequence ATGAGCAGCCGGAGTCCCGATCTGACGGTGGATCTCGGCGCAGGGCTCGTTCTCAAGACCCCGATCGTCGCCGCGTCAGGAACCTTCGGTTACGGGGAAGAATACGCCGGGGTGCTCGACCTCAACCGCCTCGGAGCGGTTGCAGTGAAAGGGCTGTCCCTGGAGCCTCGATCCGGCAATCCCGAGCCGAGATTGATTGAAACGCCGTCCGGAATGCTCAACGCGATCGGCCTGGCCAACGTGGGACTCGAAGCCTTCGTGTCGCAGAAGCTGCCGTTCCTCCGGCGCTTCGACGTAAAGGTCATCGTGAACATCTTCGGCGGAACGATCGAGGAGTTCGAAGCGCTCGCGCAACGGCTCTCGGACGCGGACGGCGTGCACGCGATCGAGGTGAACGTGTCCTGCCCGAACGTGAAACAAGGCGGGATCAGCTTCGGGCAGTCTCCGTCCGCGGTGTTCGAGGTGGTTCGTGCGGTGCGGCGCAAGACGCACCTTCCGACCATCGTGAAGCTGTCGCCGAACGTCACGGACATCGGGGAGGTGGCCAAAGCCGCACACGCCGGAGGCGCGACCGCGGTGTCGTTGATCAACACCCTCGTCGGGATGGCCATCGATGTTGAGGCCCGCCGACCCAAGCTGGCGGCTTGGACCGGGGGCCTTTCGGGACCCGCAATCCGTCCGATTGCGATTCGCATGGTATGGGAGGTGTCCAAAGCCGTCCCGATTCCCATCATCGGCATGGGTGGGATCACCTGCGGGGAGGATGCCGTGGAGTTCCTGCTGGCCGGAGCGTCGGCGGTGGCGGTGGGAACCGCGAACTTCATGAGTCCGCGCGCGACCATTGAAGTCCTCGACGGTCTGATTCGGTATATGGAGCGCCACCGGATCCACGCCGTCCGGCGGCTCGTGGGTGCGATCGACATCTCGGGGAGGGCGTGA
- a CDS encoding SAM-dependent chlorinase/fluorinase has translation MALVTLTTDFGVKDPWVGSMKGVILSICPGAVLVDLSHEIPRHAVAGAAYVLNRCLKYFPQRTVHLAVVDPGVGSARRPLVCSAHGHYLVGPDNGIFADLCQSDPTSECFEIAAREFLRTPPAGSPTFQGRDVFAPAAAHLAQGVPLSAFGPRVSDPARIRTALAVSSVEGEIVWIDRFGNLISNLHPLGPPEHHLAVEVMGRKAPLVGHYAQGPHALPAALINSDQVVEIFVNRGDAAAALGATIGTRIALVSAPTRPAT, from the coding sequence GTGGCTCTCGTGACGCTCACGACCGACTTCGGCGTCAAAGACCCGTGGGTCGGGAGCATGAAAGGCGTGATCCTGTCGATCTGCCCGGGGGCCGTCCTCGTCGATCTCAGCCACGAGATTCCTCGTCATGCCGTGGCCGGGGCCGCGTATGTTCTGAACCGGTGCCTGAAGTATTTCCCGCAACGAACCGTCCACCTGGCGGTGGTCGACCCCGGAGTCGGGAGCGCCCGCAGACCGCTGGTGTGTTCGGCTCATGGGCACTACCTGGTGGGACCCGACAACGGGATCTTTGCCGATCTCTGCCAAAGCGATCCAACCTCGGAGTGTTTCGAGATCGCGGCCCGCGAATTCCTGCGCACCCCACCGGCCGGAAGCCCGACCTTCCAGGGTCGTGACGTCTTCGCTCCCGCGGCCGCGCATCTGGCCCAAGGAGTTCCGTTGAGCGCATTCGGTCCTCGGGTATCCGATCCGGCCCGGATCAGGACGGCCCTGGCCGTATCGAGCGTGGAGGGAGAGATCGTCTGGATCGATCGGTTCGGCAATCTCATCAGCAACCTCCACCCGCTGGGACCGCCCGAGCATCACCTGGCGGTTGAAGTGATGGGTCGAAAGGCTCCGCTCGTGGGTCACTACGCGCAGGGGCCGCACGCACTGCCTGCCGCGCTCATCAACAGCGATCAGGTGGTGGAAATCTTCGTGAATCGGGGAGACGCCGCCGCGGCGCTCGGGGCCACGATCGGCACCCGAATCGCGCTGGTGAGCGCGCCGACTAGACCCGCTACGTAA
- the greA gene encoding transcription elongation factor GreA, giving the protein MPKIPMTRRGCQALKDELDRLKRVERPKNIQQIAEARAHGDLSENAEYTAAKERQSFLEGRIRELETQIADADVIDTANMSAEKVVFGATVVLEDTESGDKKRFTIVGQYEIELKDGRISVHSPVGKALIGHRVGDLVTIVAPARTSEYQILEIRFDP; this is encoded by the coding sequence ATGCCGAAAATTCCGATGACCCGGCGCGGGTGCCAAGCGCTCAAAGATGAACTGGATCGCCTCAAGCGGGTGGAGCGGCCGAAGAACATCCAACAGATCGCGGAGGCCAGGGCTCACGGGGACCTCAGTGAAAACGCCGAGTACACGGCGGCCAAGGAGCGCCAATCGTTTCTGGAGGGGCGCATCCGGGAGTTGGAGACGCAGATTGCGGACGCCGACGTGATCGATACCGCCAACATGTCGGCTGAAAAGGTGGTGTTCGGAGCCACGGTCGTGCTGGAGGACACGGAATCGGGCGACAAAAAGCGGTTCACCATTGTCGGACAATACGAGATCGAGCTCAAGGACGGCCGCATCTCGGTTCACTCTCCGGTCGGGAAGGCGCTCATCGGTCACCGGGTCGGTGACCTGGTGACGATCGTGGCGCCCGCAAGAACGAGCGAGTATCAGATTCTCGAGATTCGTTTCGACCCCTGA
- a CDS encoding DUF4388 domain-containing protein, producing MSLEGSIKDFGLSDIFQLIHVQQKSGIMTVQHQSRKATVGFLKGMVVAAQSDDRDGVERIGDVLVRAKRITPHQLATALKIQQERGEYLGQVLVSEGFLSPDDLRRALRLQTLEAVYRLFRWKEGRYAFDQQPVSYPKEYLEPISTEHILMEGVRRLDEWPYIEKKIPSLEMAFAKVPGKEGEIEQAAVPKAPATGDDPLADLDVESEGRFSSDEITVYHAVNGTHRVSQIIELVQLGEFEVCKGLANLLTAGLVVPVGLPEVKEDIHDAGVEPRRILAWLSTGVRWTANLVLIGALTAGPFWYADRAGDQLGAQIESDLLAVRLVIQPHHLESLRELIRVWRADRGNAPRSIFEPIVAYGAANWPLSDAWGKSWIYDPVTATVSAEWSFGEANNFTE from the coding sequence ATGTCGCTCGAAGGATCGATCAAAGATTTCGGGCTGTCCGACATCTTCCAACTGATTCACGTCCAGCAGAAAAGCGGAATCATGACCGTCCAGCACCAGTCGCGCAAAGCCACGGTCGGATTCTTGAAGGGGATGGTGGTCGCGGCCCAATCCGATGACCGAGACGGAGTGGAGCGCATCGGTGATGTCCTGGTCAGAGCGAAGCGGATCACGCCTCATCAACTCGCCACCGCGCTCAAGATTCAACAGGAACGCGGCGAGTATTTGGGCCAGGTCCTGGTGTCCGAGGGGTTTCTGAGTCCAGATGACCTCAGGCGGGCCCTGAGGCTTCAAACGCTGGAAGCCGTGTACCGGCTGTTTCGGTGGAAAGAGGGACGATACGCCTTCGACCAGCAACCGGTCTCGTATCCGAAGGAGTATCTGGAACCGATCAGTACCGAGCATATCTTGATGGAAGGGGTCCGCCGACTCGATGAGTGGCCGTATATCGAGAAGAAGATTCCGTCGCTCGAGATGGCCTTCGCCAAGGTTCCGGGGAAAGAGGGTGAAATCGAGCAGGCGGCCGTACCCAAGGCACCAGCAACGGGCGACGATCCGCTGGCTGACCTGGACGTGGAGTCTGAAGGGCGGTTCTCGTCGGATGAAATCACCGTGTACCACGCGGTGAACGGCACCCACCGGGTGTCTCAGATCATCGAACTCGTCCAACTGGGAGAGTTCGAGGTCTGTAAGGGGCTGGCAAACCTTCTTACCGCGGGACTGGTGGTGCCGGTCGGTCTCCCCGAGGTCAAGGAGGACATTCACGACGCCGGCGTTGAACCGAGGCGGATTCTGGCTTGGCTCTCGACAGGCGTCCGGTGGACGGCGAATCTCGTCCTAATCGGCGCATTGACGGCCGGACCTTTCTGGTACGCGGACCGGGCCGGGGATCAACTCGGGGCCCAGATCGAGTCCGATCTCCTCGCAGTCCGACTCGTGATCCAACCGCACCACCTGGAGAGCCTCCGAGAACTGATCCGCGTGTGGAGGGCTGACCGTGGAAACGCTCCACGCTCGATCTTCGAGCCGATCGTGGCCTATGGAGCGGCAAACTGGCCGCTGTCGGATGCGTGGGGAAAATCGTGGATCTACGATCCGGTTACTGCTACAGTGTCCGCCGAATGGTCGTTTGGCGAAGCCAATAATTTTACAGAATAG
- the pyk gene encoding pyruvate kinase, giving the protein MRRTKIVCTIGPACEDPSILRGMIQAGMDVARINFSHGAHPQHAEWIARIRQLAAELGRNVAVLGDLCGPKLRTGTLSKPPVFLNAGDPFTLTTEPISGDWRGVSVSFSGLPDAVKPGETILLNDGAIELLVESVTTGAVHTRVHVGGLLGSHKGINIPGRALAINPFTAKDREDAGFALAQELDWLALSFVRTPEDLRAVREWMSESGVAIPLIAKIEKREAIQALDAVLAESNGAMVARGDLGVEVALEEVPFLQKNIVTGALSLSVPVIVATHMLESMTTQPRPTRAEVTDVATAVLDGADAIMLSEETASGHYPVESVRIMSRIAEHAERAIDRGRFMTLARRDRAVPGAVAHAACALASEVGASAILVPTWSGQTPLRVAARRPAQPVLALTHDPRVLRRLALAWGTTALPVPEVYTVDEVIATSVQAARAEGFVAPGDLAVIAYGAPRKQSGTTNHIEVVRVT; this is encoded by the coding sequence ATGCGGCGGACAAAGATCGTGTGCACCATCGGGCCGGCCTGCGAAGATCCCTCGATCCTACGCGGCATGATCCAAGCAGGGATGGACGTGGCTCGGATCAACTTTTCCCACGGCGCTCACCCGCAGCACGCCGAATGGATCGCCAGGATCCGCCAGCTCGCGGCGGAGCTTGGCCGGAACGTCGCGGTCTTGGGCGACTTGTGCGGTCCCAAGCTTCGCACCGGGACCTTGTCGAAACCTCCGGTTTTCCTCAACGCCGGAGATCCCTTCACCCTGACCACGGAACCGATCAGCGGAGACTGGCGCGGCGTGTCGGTCAGCTTTTCCGGATTACCCGATGCGGTCAAGCCCGGAGAGACCATCCTGCTCAATGACGGAGCGATCGAACTGCTCGTGGAGTCGGTCACGACGGGAGCGGTGCACACCCGCGTGCACGTGGGGGGGCTGTTGGGTTCGCACAAAGGGATCAACATTCCCGGCCGGGCGCTCGCGATCAATCCCTTCACGGCGAAGGACCGCGAAGACGCCGGGTTCGCGCTGGCACAGGAACTGGATTGGCTGGCGTTGTCGTTCGTGCGAACGCCCGAAGACCTTCGGGCCGTGCGCGAATGGATGTCGGAATCTGGCGTCGCCATTCCCCTCATCGCCAAGATCGAAAAACGCGAGGCCATCCAAGCGCTCGACGCCGTACTCGCGGAGTCGAACGGCGCCATGGTGGCGCGCGGCGACCTGGGCGTGGAGGTCGCCCTCGAGGAGGTGCCGTTCCTTCAGAAAAACATCGTCACCGGCGCCCTGTCGTTGAGCGTGCCGGTCATCGTCGCAACCCATATGCTGGAATCGATGACCACGCAGCCTCGGCCCACCCGCGCCGAGGTCACCGACGTGGCGACCGCGGTGCTGGATGGGGCCGACGCGATCATGCTGTCCGAGGAAACGGCCTCGGGCCACTATCCGGTCGAGTCGGTCCGAATCATGTCGCGCATCGCCGAGCACGCCGAACGCGCCATCGATCGCGGGCGGTTCATGACCTTGGCGCGTCGCGATCGGGCCGTGCCGGGAGCGGTCGCCCACGCGGCCTGCGCCCTGGCATCCGAGGTGGGCGCATCGGCGATCCTGGTGCCGACATGGTCGGGGCAAACCCCGCTGCGCGTGGCTGCGCGGCGACCCGCCCAGCCCGTGCTCGCGCTGACCCACGACCCGCGCGTCCTGCGTCGCCTGGCCCTCGCGTGGGGAACGACCGCGCTGCCGGTGCCCGAGGTGTACACCGTGGACGAGGTGATCGCGACATCCGTCCAGGCGGCGCGGGCCGAGGGGTTTGTCGCGCCCGGAGATCTTGCCGTGATCGCCTATGGCGCGCCCCGGAAACAATCCGGGACGACCAACCACATCGAAGTGGTACGGGTTACGTAG
- the carB gene encoding carbamoyl-phosphate synthase large subunit codes for MPKRTDIHKILLIGSGPIVIGQACEFDYSGSQACKALREEGYEIVLVNSNPATIMTDPELAHRTYIEPITPEVVERIIERERPDALLPTMGGQTALNTAVALVERGVLEKYRVKLIGAQYEAIKKAEDRERFKQAVRRIGLKVPESGTVSSVEDAMVVIERVGFPAIIRPSFTLGGVGGSVAYNREEFKRAVEWGLDASPTHQILVEQSVLGWKEFELEVMRDLRDNVVIICSIENVDPMGVHTGDSITVAPAMTLTDKEYQVMRDAAVAIIREIGVETGGSNIQFAVNPENGDMVVIEMNPRVSRSSALASKATGFPIAKIAAKLAVGYSLDELPNDITRETRAAFEPTIDYVVVKIPRFAFEKFPQADATLTTQMKSVGEAMAIGRTFKEALHKAIRSLEIDRYGLESSVRRTGGEPAEGELDRVREKLRVPNWERLWYVADAFRVGLSLEEIAKTSRIDPWFLHQISELVTVEDELLARRAALVADGVRPEPDNMLPREVLVEAKALGFSDHALGRLVGSGEDAIRHLRDRAGVRPVYKRVDTCGAEFVAHTPYLYSTYETECESRPSGRQKVMILGGGPNRIGQGIEFDYCCVHASYALRELGYETIMVNCNPETVSTDYDTSDRLYFEPLTLEDVLHIIAVERPLGVVVQFGGQTPLKLAVPLERAGVRILGTSPDAIDRAEDRERFRELLIALDLKQPESGMARSPREAAEIAARIGFPVMVRPSYVLGGRAMAIVYDEASLEEYLATVIPTSVAAGVLIDQFIDDAVEIDVDAVCDGASVLVAGIMEHIEEAGIHSGDSACSLPAYSLPGEILGEIERQTIQLARALGVVGLMNVQFAVKGRDVYILEVNPRASRTVPFVSKTLGVPLAKWAMKVMMGKTLGELGAVPKALPYTAVKEAVFPFNRFPGVDTLLGPEMKSTGEVMGVDRDFGRAFAKAQAAAGGALPEGGTVFLSVRDRDKAALVPLARSLARLGFSLIATDGTASALREAGIEVQTVLKVHEGRPHVVDHLKNRDVQLVINTVGDRASQRDSAIIRRTALTAGIPYVTTLAGAKAATAAMEARPRGTVEIRSLQEYYQETRNTR; via the coding sequence GTGCCCAAACGCACCGACATCCATAAGATCCTCTTGATCGGCTCGGGCCCCATCGTCATTGGCCAGGCGTGCGAGTTCGACTACTCGGGGTCGCAGGCGTGCAAGGCGTTGCGGGAAGAGGGGTACGAGATCGTGTTGGTGAATTCCAACCCGGCCACCATCATGACCGACCCGGAGTTGGCGCACCGCACCTACATCGAACCCATCACGCCCGAGGTGGTCGAGCGCATCATCGAGCGCGAGCGGCCGGATGCGTTGCTGCCCACCATGGGCGGGCAGACCGCGCTGAACACGGCGGTGGCGCTGGTGGAACGAGGGGTGCTGGAAAAATACCGCGTCAAGCTGATCGGCGCCCAGTACGAAGCCATCAAGAAGGCGGAGGATCGTGAGCGGTTCAAACAGGCGGTCCGGCGGATCGGCTTGAAGGTTCCGGAGAGCGGCACCGTCTCATCCGTTGAGGACGCGATGGTCGTGATCGAGCGGGTGGGATTTCCCGCGATCATTCGGCCGTCGTTTACCTTGGGCGGAGTCGGGGGGTCCGTCGCGTACAACCGCGAGGAGTTCAAACGCGCGGTGGAGTGGGGGCTCGATGCCAGCCCAACCCACCAGATCTTGGTGGAACAGTCCGTACTGGGGTGGAAGGAGTTCGAGTTGGAGGTGATGCGCGACCTGCGCGACAACGTCGTGATCATCTGCTCGATCGAGAACGTGGATCCGATGGGCGTGCACACCGGCGACAGCATCACCGTGGCCCCGGCCATGACATTGACCGACAAGGAGTACCAGGTGATGCGCGACGCCGCCGTCGCGATCATCCGGGAAATCGGCGTGGAGACCGGGGGTTCAAACATCCAGTTCGCGGTCAACCCCGAGAACGGGGACATGGTGGTGATCGAAATGAACCCCCGCGTGTCGCGAAGCTCTGCGCTGGCGTCGAAGGCCACCGGGTTTCCGATCGCCAAGATCGCGGCCAAGCTGGCGGTCGGGTACAGCCTGGATGAGTTGCCCAACGACATCACCCGGGAAACGCGGGCCGCATTCGAACCCACGATCGACTACGTGGTGGTGAAGATTCCGCGCTTCGCCTTCGAGAAGTTTCCCCAGGCCGACGCCACGTTGACCACGCAGATGAAGTCGGTGGGGGAAGCGATGGCGATCGGACGGACCTTCAAGGAGGCGCTCCACAAGGCGATCCGTTCGTTGGAGATCGATCGGTACGGGCTCGAATCATCGGTACGGCGGACCGGCGGCGAGCCCGCCGAAGGCGAACTCGATCGCGTGCGGGAGAAACTTCGCGTGCCCAACTGGGAGCGGCTCTGGTACGTGGCGGACGCGTTCCGCGTCGGGTTGAGCCTGGAGGAGATCGCCAAAACTTCGCGCATCGATCCGTGGTTCCTGCACCAAATCTCCGAATTGGTCACGGTGGAAGACGAGCTGCTGGCGCGCCGAGCGGCCCTGGTGGCCGACGGCGTCCGTCCGGAACCTGACAACATGTTGCCGCGGGAGGTGCTCGTCGAAGCCAAGGCCCTGGGATTCTCAGACCACGCGCTCGGTCGACTGGTGGGTTCCGGCGAGGACGCAATCCGGCACCTCCGCGACCGCGCTGGAGTCCGCCCGGTCTACAAACGCGTGGACACGTGCGGGGCCGAGTTCGTCGCGCACACGCCGTACTTGTACTCGACGTACGAGACCGAGTGCGAATCGCGTCCCAGCGGGCGTCAGAAGGTCATGATCTTGGGCGGCGGCCCGAACCGGATCGGTCAAGGCATCGAGTTCGACTACTGTTGCGTGCACGCGTCATACGCCTTGCGGGAGCTGGGCTACGAAACGATCATGGTGAACTGCAATCCCGAGACCGTGAGCACGGATTACGACACGTCCGACCGCTTGTACTTCGAGCCCCTCACCCTGGAAGACGTCTTGCACATCATTGCGGTCGAGCGGCCGCTCGGCGTGGTGGTCCAATTCGGCGGACAGACGCCGCTCAAACTGGCTGTCCCGCTCGAGCGAGCGGGGGTGCGGATTCTCGGGACTTCGCCCGACGCCATTGATCGCGCCGAGGATCGGGAACGCTTCCGCGAATTGTTGATCGCCCTCGATCTCAAACAGCCGGAGAGCGGGATGGCGCGCAGCCCCCGCGAGGCGGCGGAGATCGCGGCCCGCATCGGGTTTCCGGTGATGGTCCGCCCGTCCTACGTGTTGGGCGGGCGCGCCATGGCCATCGTGTACGACGAGGCCAGCCTCGAAGAGTATCTGGCCACCGTCATTCCGACGAGCGTGGCGGCGGGCGTCCTCATCGATCAGTTTATCGACGATGCGGTCGAGATCGACGTGGACGCGGTGTGTGACGGAGCGTCGGTGCTGGTGGCGGGAATCATGGAACACATCGAAGAGGCCGGCATCCACTCCGGGGACAGCGCGTGTTCGTTGCCGGCGTATTCGCTGCCGGGGGAGATCCTGGGGGAGATCGAACGGCAGACCATTCAACTGGCCCGCGCGTTGGGGGTGGTCGGACTCATGAACGTCCAGTTTGCGGTCAAAGGACGTGACGTGTATATCCTCGAAGTCAACCCGCGCGCCTCGCGGACGGTGCCGTTCGTGAGCAAGACGCTGGGGGTGCCGCTGGCCAAGTGGGCCATGAAGGTCATGATGGGGAAGACCTTGGGCGAGCTGGGTGCGGTGCCCAAGGCCTTGCCGTACACCGCGGTCAAGGAGGCCGTATTCCCGTTCAACCGGTTTCCGGGCGTGGATACGCTGTTGGGCCCGGAGATGAAGTCGACCGGCGAGGTGATGGGCGTGGATCGCGACTTCGGCCGCGCGTTCGCGAAGGCGCAGGCTGCGGCGGGCGGGGCGTTGCCCGAAGGCGGCACCGTGTTCCTGAGCGTTCGTGATCGCGACAAGGCCGCGCTGGTGCCGCTCGCGCGATCACTCGCGCGGCTGGGGTTCTCGTTGATTGCCACCGACGGCACGGCCTCCGCGCTGCGTGAAGCCGGAATCGAGGTGCAAACCGTCCTGAAGGTTCACGAGGGACGCCCGCACGTGGTGGATCATTTGAAGAACCGAGACGTGCAGCTCGTGATCAACACCGTGGGTGATCGGGCGTCACAGCGGGATTCGGCGATCATCCGCCGAACCGCGTTGACCGCTGGCATCCCGTACGTCACCACGCTGGCGGGCGCCAAGGCCGCCACGGCCGCGATGGAGGCGCGTCCGCGAGGCACGGTTGAAATTCGATCGCTGCAGGAGTATTACCAGGAAACCCGGAACACACGATAA
- a CDS encoding endonuclease domain-containing protein, whose amino-acid sequence MSHPRARQLRSSLTPAEQALWRQLRLRQVDGFKFRRQQPLGPYVVDFACLEARLIVEVDGGHHLSAREYDAERSEWLQSQNFRVLRFWNHEVLTETEGVIGVIEHALNTSPHLSPPPQGGRKRKATGFEASTPSPLAGEGRDGG is encoded by the coding sequence ATGAGTCATCCGCGCGCGCGCCAACTTCGCTCAAGCCTGACACCCGCGGAACAGGCGCTGTGGCGTCAGCTCCGGCTGCGCCAAGTCGATGGGTTCAAGTTTCGACGCCAGCAGCCGCTCGGACCTTATGTCGTCGACTTTGCGTGTTTGGAGGCACGGCTGATCGTTGAAGTCGATGGTGGTCACCACTTGTCGGCGAGAGAATACGACGCAGAGCGCAGCGAGTGGCTACAGTCGCAGAATTTTCGGGTGCTCCGATTCTGGAACCATGAAGTGCTGACCGAAACGGAGGGGGTGATAGGGGTCATCGAACACGCCCTGAACACCTCCCCCCACCTTAGTCCTCCCCCGCAAGGGGGGAGGAAACGTAAAGCGACTGGCTTTGAGGCTTCGACTCCTTCCCCCCTTGCGGGGGAAGGCAGGGATGGGGGGTGA
- a CDS encoding tetratricopeptide repeat protein has translation MINRRCPTTVADDSTACREDGAPRRTLRLRSRLGLSAWLATVLIPTGLLSVYSLVARFAPATPPNTVPQDSRSGIASEEQALPEATVAEGEPEGLAAVSQPVLPLIQAETTENDQVVEELLRRGSQALADNAFKEAVGLFTSASAVDPSGRAPHRALAEALAAWGWSEVANGRYEAAVEVFRRGIRVDERHAPALAGLGYAYAQLHRDDEAIAVLERATKADPSNSRVHEFLGELYDRRNDLHRAADSYRQALALSPNNAEVAARVGRLERERARQDPFVQAVTRHFTIQFDGRENRELYRTALGILEEAYGEVGRTLGYFPAEPTTVILYSQQQFQDITRLPQWAGAVFDGKIRVPTDGYESRPEVFRRILYHEYVHAWIHAKTGGAFGRVAELQAPRVPVWLHEGLAQYFEPSSNREVEDDRLARAALRDALIPLSSLEGSFMPFGADHAAVAYAQSRSVVAYLVDRYGMDRIDRLLDQLADYQPIDAACREAFFMPCDRVQNAWQEALVASQP, from the coding sequence ATGATCAACCGGCGCTGCCCGACCACGGTGGCCGACGATTCGACGGCGTGTCGCGAGGACGGGGCGCCGCGTCGAACCCTCCGACTTCGGTCGCGGCTCGGGCTGTCAGCGTGGCTCGCAACGGTGCTGATTCCGACCGGACTGCTGTCCGTGTATTCGCTCGTCGCTCGGTTCGCGCCCGCGACGCCCCCGAACACCGTGCCGCAGGACTCGCGATCGGGCATCGCTTCCGAGGAACAGGCGCTCCCAGAAGCAACGGTCGCCGAGGGAGAACCGGAAGGTCTCGCGGCGGTGTCTCAACCCGTTTTACCCCTGATCCAGGCTGAGACCACGGAGAACGATCAGGTGGTTGAGGAGCTCCTGCGCCGCGGGAGCCAGGCCTTGGCCGATAACGCGTTCAAGGAGGCCGTCGGCCTGTTCACGTCGGCGTCCGCGGTTGATCCCTCAGGGCGGGCTCCGCATCGGGCGCTGGCCGAGGCGTTGGCGGCTTGGGGCTGGAGCGAGGTTGCGAACGGACGCTATGAGGCGGCGGTGGAGGTGTTTCGGCGCGGGATCCGCGTCGACGAGCGTCACGCGCCGGCGCTCGCCGGCTTGGGTTATGCCTATGCCCAGCTCCACCGAGACGACGAAGCCATTGCGGTGCTGGAGCGCGCAACCAAGGCAGATCCCTCAAACAGTCGTGTGCACGAGTTCTTGGGAGAGTTGTACGATCGCCGTAATGATCTCCACCGCGCCGCGGACTCGTATCGTCAGGCGCTGGCGCTCAGCCCCAACAATGCCGAGGTCGCCGCGCGCGTGGGGCGCCTCGAACGCGAACGAGCACGGCAGGATCCTTTCGTGCAAGCCGTGACCAGACACTTCACCATCCAGTTCGATGGACGCGAAAATCGAGAATTGTACCGAACCGCGCTGGGGATATTGGAGGAGGCCTACGGGGAGGTGGGCCGAACCCTCGGGTATTTCCCGGCCGAGCCCACGACCGTCATCCTATACAGTCAACAACAGTTCCAGGACATCACGCGCTTGCCGCAGTGGGCCGGCGCGGTGTTCGACGGCAAGATCCGCGTCCCCACCGATGGGTACGAGTCGCGGCCTGAGGTCTTCAGGCGTATCCTGTACCACGAATACGTCCACGCATGGATTCACGCCAAGACCGGCGGGGCGTTTGGTCGAGTGGCCGAGCTGCAGGCGCCGCGCGTTCCAGTGTGGCTGCACGAAGGCCTTGCCCAGTACTTCGAGCCTTCCTCCAACCGCGAAGTCGAGGATGATCGATTGGCGAGGGCTGCTCTGCGCGACGCCCTGATACCGCTTTCCTCTCTGGAAGGTTCGTTCATGCCTTTTGGCGCGGACCACGCGGCCGTCGCATACGCTCAAAGCCGATCGGTTGTGGCCTACCTCGTCGATCGCTACGGGATGGATCGCATCGATCGACTGCTCGACCAGTTGGCCGACTACCAACCGATCGATGCGGCTTGCCGCGAGGCATTCTTCATGCCCTGTGACCGCGTTCAGAACGCGTGGCAGGAAGCCCTGGTCGCCTCGCAGCCCTGA